The nucleotide sequence CCGAGCGGGCCGACGTTCGAGCTCGCGATGTGGTTCTTCGCGATCTACATCGCCGACCGGCTGATCGCGCCCTTCTTCAAGCGCATCGCGGGCAAGTCGATCCACGGCTACGCGCCGATCGACGTGAAGATGCGCACGTTCATCTCGCGCCGGAACGTGAACCTGCCCGTGTTCACCCTCGCGCTGCCGCTCGGCTTCGGTCACGAAGCGATCGTGTTCGTGGTGGCGTGGCAGGTGGTGTGCCTCGCGTTCCACGCCGTGCGCTTCGCACAGATGTGGCAGGAGAAGCGCGCCGTCGCGGCCTAGCGGCGAACTTGCCCCGCGTAGGCCTTGCGCACGGACTCGAGATCCTCGAGCGAATCGATCTCGCCCCACCAGAGGCCTTGCATCGAGCACGCGCGCACCATGCCGCGGCGCGCGAGCTCACCGATCGCGGTCGTGTAGTAGGCGCGCTGCTGGCCGAAGCTGCGCACGAGCTGCTCGAAGGCGTCGCGAATCGCGCCCGTGCCTTCGCCGCGCAGCAGCGTCATGCCGATCGCTTCGCCCTGCGCGCTGCCCGCGTCGAGATCCTTGCCGATCGCGCGCACGAGGCCGCCCTCGACGACCACCTTCATGTCGTCGTCGTCGTAGGCGGGCTTCACGTTCACCACGATCGTGAGCGGGCTCGGTGGCGTGGCGATCAGGCGAGCGGCGACGCCGGGCTCGAAGAGCGTGTCGCCGTTCAGCAGGATGCAGTCGCCCTCGAAGTCGCGGCTCGCGAGCCAAGCCGTGATCAGGTTGTCGGCCTGATCGAAGAAGGGGTTGTACCGGACGCGCACGCGCATCCGCGGGATGCCGTGCGTCGCGGCGAAGCGCTCGACCTTCTCGATGCCGTAGCCGCCCATCACGACCGCTTCGTCCACGCCGTGCGCCGCGAGCGTGCGCAGCTGCACCTCGAGCACGCTGCGCTCGCCGTCCACGGGGACGAGGCACTTCGGAATATCGCGCGTGACGGGGAAGAGCCGGCGCCCCTGCCCCGCGCTGAGAATGATCGCTCGCACCGCTCGTCCCCCTGAGGCGCAGACCCCGCGCCCGCGGCGCATTGTCGGGAACCGCGGCGAATGAACAAGGTGGCGGCACCCGGCTGCGCCGAATCGAGGGGCCCGCGTCTGACGCTGAGTTCGCGATTTCCCTTCGCAGCAGCGGCCCTACTCTGCGCGGCGCGTGACGGCGGTAACGAAACCCGAGAGCGAGGCGCGCGCCGTGAAGGCGCTGACGACCGGGCATCGCCCGCTCGGCTGGACGCTCTTTCTCTCGCTCGCGCGCGAGGCGCTCGGGCCCACGCTGCTCGCACTCGGCGGGCTCTCGCTCGCGGCGCTCACGAAGAGCCTGCTCGGCCTGTCGGTGCTGCTGTTCAACAAGGGGCTCAGCGGCGCCGACACGGCCGCGTTCGTCGGCTTCGAGATCGTGGTCCTCGCCGCGCGCATCTTGCCCTTCGCGGTGCTGGTGGGCGCGCTGATCGGGCTCGGGCGCCTGGCGGCGGACAAGGAGCTGCTCGCGCTCGAAGCGCTCGGCGTCTCGCCGGTTCGCCTCGTCGGCCCCATGCTCGCGGTGGGCAGCCTGGCAACGCTTGCGGGCCTCGGCCTCTCGCTCGAGGGGGTGCCGCGCGTGCTGGCCGCGCGTCAGTCGCTGCTGATCGAGAGCACGCTCGAGCAGCCAGGCTCGGTTCTGCGCGCCGGCATCGTCCAGAAATTCGGCGACAAGCATCTCTCCGCGCTCGAGGCCTCGACGCGCGGCGACGACCTGCGCGCCGTGATGCTGCACGATGACGACCTCGGCGAAACGTTCTTCGCCGAGACCGCGACGCTGCGCGTGCCCGACCCCGGCACGATCGAGGTCACGCTGCGCGACGGCGTGATCGTGACGCGCGCCGGCGGCGACGGGCAGCTCGTACGCTTCAAGCTGTTTCGCAGCGTGCTCGAGGGCGACGAGAACGTCGCGAAGCCCGAGGGCGACGAGGGGCGCTTTGCGGCGATGACGACGCGCGAGCTGCGCGGCCTGCGATCCGACGACGCGCGCGACGCGCGCGCCATCCAGAGCGAGCTCGCGCGCCGCTTCTCGAACCCGTTCGCAGCCCTCGCGCTGTGCTGGC is from Deltaproteobacteria bacterium and encodes:
- a CDS encoding phosphocholine cytidylyltransferase family protein, with product MRAIILSAGQGRRLFPVTRDIPKCLVPVDGERSVLEVQLRTLAAHGVDEAVVMGGYGIEKVERFAATHGIPRMRVRVRYNPFFDQADNLITAWLASRDFEGDCILLNGDTLFEPGVAARLIATPPSPLTIVVNVKPAYDDDDMKVVVEGGLVRAIGKDLDAGSAQGEAIGMTLLRGEGTGAIRDAFEQLVRSFGQQRAYYTTAIGELARRGMVRACSMQGLWWGEIDSLEDLESVRKAYAGQVRR